One genomic window of bacterium includes the following:
- a CDS encoding ABC transporter permease, translating to MKECVRLGVESLPLVLIVGVFAGAVSGWQLNYQLEGYIPKDMLGPGVFKSIVLEMGPVLTGLVIAGRVAASIAAEIGTMRVTEQIDALESMAISSTRYLAVPRIAAMTMMMPVLVAQANFIALMGAWFVTTVFLNMTTAQFWGLVPNFFHVYDVMSGLLKSTFFGMSSAMIGCYIGFDASGGAEGVGTATIKAFVWSSLTVLVLDYLLAMILF from the coding sequence ATGAAGGAGTGCGTCCGGCTTGGCGTAGAGAGCCTTCCGCTCGTGCTCATCGTCGGAGTCTTTGCGGGTGCAGTGTCCGGCTGGCAACTTAACTACCAGCTGGAAGGATACATTCCCAAGGACATGCTGGGGCCGGGAGTGTTTAAGAGTATCGTGCTCGAAATGGGACCAGTCTTAACAGGACTTGTCATCGCCGGACGAGTTGCCGCATCCATCGCGGCCGAGATTGGGACCATGAGAGTTACCGAACAGATTGATGCGTTGGAGTCAATGGCGATTTCGAGTACACGTTATCTCGCGGTACCTCGCATTGCGGCTATGACAATGATGATGCCGGTTTTGGTTGCACAAGCGAACTTCATAGCCTTGATGGGTGCGTGGTTTGTGACTACGGTCTTCCTGAACATGACTACCGCCCAGTTCTGGGGACTTGTCCCCAACTTTTTTCATGTTTACGACGTTATGTCCGGACTGCTAAAGTCGACCTTCTTCGGAATGAGTTCTGCCATGATAGGTTGTTACATCGGCTTCGACGCCTCGGGAGGAGCGGAAGGAGTAGGCACTGCGACGATTAAAGCATTTGTCTGGAGTTCGCTTACTGTTTTGGTGCTGGACTATCTTCTCGCAATGATTCTCTTTTAA
- a CDS encoding PD40 domain-containing protein → MHRTLSLIGVLLLAVSSAMAQGFGKNKVQYVDFDWRYIQSEHFDVYYSKGQERIAEFTAETAERALKLIESSWSYTLEGRVKFIIYSSHNRFQQTNVSLSIQEESLGGFTEFLKNRVVLPYTGNYEAFRHVIHHELTHAVNLRMFYGTGFQSILIGVATSDIPLWFTEGIAEYESRGGWDVEADMFMRDATITGYLPPIDYLGGYFAYKGGQAVFYYLDRRYGKEKVGELVNKVRTSRELPRSLKSAVGTDMEDFNRAWQQWLRKIYWPGVVDYETPEDFAERVTNHRKIKNYVNNGAALSPDGQKVAYLSDRSDYFDVWLNDLETGKSHRLLRGERSGDFEQLKWLDARMSWSPDGESIVFASKAGAYDAINILDVSKREIVRRFRPKLDGIFNPTWSPDGKRIAFIGMKSGQSDLYYYELSGERLVQVTDDIFSDDDPAWGADSETLYFASDRKDSLRTSGYDAAFRMWEFDYRTMDIYRISPMAASCERLTHSEFHEKNPTISPDGKFLVYVSDSTGISNLYRKNLETGETVAITNALTGCFQPSYSPKSNRLVFSSFYEGGYDVYLLKSPDALPPKQPPLTAFRKHGSPEAIEPIAGESAESFTESMELRDNSREFSRYVFADGIGQVTALEERIREDSVNTRNPGGGFFSKKYRTKFTPDYVYATAAYSSFFGAQGTGQILFSDVLGNQLILLNTDLYYDFNNLDNSNFSAQYFYLPNRINYGAGLFRYVYYLDAGNVRDQTLQMQLDLSYPFSKYTRTELIVGGYGIDRAEWLPDQYGYYNYRKTARRRILMPELGYVHDTVVWGSTGPVNGTRYRLSGSYSPNLQSDKEHQEVWSSEFYTIKGDLRQYFRMGRDYSWASRFTAGYSGGPDTQRFFMGGVSNWINRRFENDEIPTDEINDFYFSSFITPFRGGDYFEKRGTGNRFFLTNQEFRFPVIRYLQMGWPLPIALVDVRGALFMDVGAAWFDDSFRITQVDDEGRRRLHDLQSAYGFGWRSNLGFLLLRWDVAWSTDGVDTSKPRYYFSLGAEY, encoded by the coding sequence ATGCACCGCACACTTAGTCTGATTGGCGTGCTTCTTCTTGCAGTATCCAGTGCCATGGCGCAGGGATTCGGCAAGAACAAGGTGCAGTACGTGGATTTCGACTGGCGGTACATTCAGTCTGAACACTTTGACGTTTACTATTCGAAGGGTCAGGAGCGAATTGCAGAGTTTACAGCCGAAACCGCCGAACGAGCCCTTAAACTCATCGAGTCAAGTTGGAGTTATACTCTCGAAGGTCGTGTCAAGTTCATTATTTACTCTTCACACAATCGCTTCCAGCAGACCAACGTCTCCCTTTCCATTCAAGAAGAATCCCTGGGCGGCTTTACAGAGTTCCTGAAGAATCGCGTCGTTTTGCCGTACACAGGCAATTATGAAGCGTTTCGGCACGTCATTCATCATGAGCTGACACATGCCGTCAACTTGCGAATGTTCTATGGGACGGGGTTTCAATCCATCTTAATTGGTGTTGCCACTTCAGACATTCCGTTGTGGTTCACGGAAGGTATCGCCGAGTATGAGTCGCGCGGCGGCTGGGACGTTGAAGCCGACATGTTCATGCGCGACGCTACTATCACGGGTTATCTCCCGCCCATCGACTATCTCGGCGGCTACTTTGCCTACAAAGGTGGTCAAGCAGTCTTCTACTACTTGGATCGGCGATACGGCAAAGAAAAGGTTGGAGAACTCGTCAATAAGGTGAGAACTTCTCGTGAATTGCCGCGATCACTCAAAAGTGCGGTCGGCACGGATATGGAAGATTTCAATCGTGCCTGGCAGCAATGGCTGCGCAAGATATATTGGCCGGGCGTAGTAGACTACGAAACTCCGGAAGATTTTGCGGAAAGGGTCACGAATCACCGAAAGATCAAGAATTACGTCAATAATGGCGCGGCACTTTCACCCGACGGCCAAAAGGTCGCCTATCTCTCTGATCGCTCCGATTATTTCGACGTCTGGCTTAACGACCTTGAAACGGGCAAATCTCACAGGCTGTTGCGCGGCGAGCGGAGCGGAGATTTCGAGCAACTTAAGTGGCTCGATGCACGTATGTCCTGGTCGCCGGACGGAGAGTCTATAGTCTTTGCTTCTAAGGCGGGAGCATACGACGCCATTAACATTCTTGATGTATCAAAGCGCGAAATCGTTCGACGGTTTCGTCCCAAGCTCGACGGCATCTTTAACCCTACTTGGTCCCCTGATGGCAAGCGAATCGCATTCATCGGGATGAAGTCCGGCCAATCTGATCTCTACTATTATGAGCTTAGTGGAGAGCGGCTTGTTCAAGTCACAGACGACATCTTCAGCGACGACGACCCAGCCTGGGGTGCGGACTCAGAAACTCTCTACTTTGCTTCAGATCGCAAAGACTCTCTGCGAACTTCCGGCTACGATGCCGCTTTTCGGATGTGGGAGTTTGATTATCGCACAATGGACATTTATCGGATCTCCCCAATGGCGGCAAGTTGCGAGCGGCTGACTCACAGCGAGTTCCACGAGAAGAATCCGACAATCTCGCCTGACGGCAAGTTTCTGGTGTATGTTTCCGACTCAACCGGAATTTCCAATTTATATAGGAAGAACCTCGAAACTGGCGAGACGGTCGCAATCACCAACGCGCTGACCGGCTGCTTTCAACCGAGCTACTCGCCTAAGTCCAACCGACTTGTGTTTTCGTCTTTCTATGAAGGTGGCTACGACGTATATCTCTTGAAAAGCCCCGATGCACTGCCTCCGAAGCAGCCCCCGTTGACCGCTTTCCGAAAGCATGGTTCGCCCGAAGCCATTGAACCGATCGCAGGAGAATCGGCTGAAAGCTTCACTGAATCGATGGAACTTAGGGATAACAGCCGCGAGTTTTCCCGTTACGTGTTTGCTGACGGCATTGGACAAGTGACGGCTCTGGAAGAAAGGATTCGCGAAGACTCGGTCAATACCCGCAATCCGGGTGGAGGATTCTTCAGCAAGAAATACCGGACAAAGTTCACACCTGATTACGTATACGCCACGGCGGCTTACAGTTCGTTCTTCGGAGCTCAGGGAACAGGGCAAATCCTTTTCAGCGATGTGTTAGGTAACCAGCTTATACTGCTGAATACCGACCTTTATTATGACTTTAACAATTTAGACAATTCAAACTTCTCGGCACAATATTTCTATTTGCCCAATCGTATCAATTATGGTGCCGGGCTGTTTAGATACGTTTACTATCTGGATGCGGGAAATGTTCGCGATCAGACGCTGCAAATGCAGCTTGATTTAAGCTATCCGTTTTCGAAGTACACCCGCACCGAGCTGATAGTGGGCGGCTACGGAATCGATCGGGCCGAGTGGCTACCCGACCAATACGGCTACTATAATTACCGCAAGACCGCACGGCGAAGAATTCTCATGCCTGAACTTGGGTATGTTCACGACACTGTTGTCTGGGGAAGTACGGGGCCGGTCAATGGAACTCGCTATCGCTTATCCGGATCGTACAGCCCGAATCTACAGAGTGACAAAGAGCATCAGGAAGTCTGGAGTTCGGAATTCTACACAATAAAGGGGGACTTGCGTCAGTATTTTCGTATGGGACGCGACTACTCATGGGCGTCGCGGTTTACTGCCGGTTATTCCGGAGGTCCGGACACGCAGCGTTTCTTCATGGGCGGTGTTTCCAATTGGATCAATCGAAGATTTGAGAATGACGAGATTCCGACCGATGAGATCAACGACTTCTACTTTTCTTCGTTCATCACCCCGTTTCGGGGAGGCGACTACTTTGAAAAGCGCGGCACTGGGAATCGCTTCTTTCTAACCAATCAGGAGTTTCGTTTCCCGGTGATTCGCTATCTTCAAATGGGTTGGCCGCTTCCGATTGCATTAGTTGATGTACGTGGAGCGTTATTCATGGACGTTGGTGCCGCTTGGTTCGACGATTCATTTCGCATTACGCAAGTTGATGACGAGGGAAGAAGACGACTCCACGATCTGCAGTCAGCCTACGGCTTTGGGTGGCGTTCTAACTTAGGCTTTCTGTTGCTTCGCTGGGACGTTGCGTGGTCGACGGATGGAGTAGACACTTCCAAGCCCCGCTACTATTTCTCACTGGGTGCCGAGTACTAA
- a CDS encoding response regulator, with translation MSGKDGKFYSSKDVCETLQISKSTLFKWEREGLITKVRRDWRGWRLYDERNLEEIRQNIEKQKASESKPRSSYVLVVDDDAMILQVMSDLLQAAGYDVLTASTGEDAVALHQEKQPALTFLDVKLRGRSGIDVFREIRAVDPQAMIVILTGYPKIEDTVQVIKEGAYNYLTKPIKSEELLEMVAQVLGP, from the coding sequence ATGAGCGGCAAGGATGGCAAGTTCTACTCCTCCAAAGATGTCTGTGAAACTTTGCAGATCTCTAAGTCCACTTTATTCAAGTGGGAACGCGAGGGCCTGATAACCAAGGTTAGGCGGGATTGGCGTGGTTGGCGTCTCTACGACGAGCGAAATCTCGAGGAGATTCGCCAGAATATTGAGAAACAGAAAGCTTCCGAGTCGAAACCTCGATCATCATATGTGCTTGTGGTCGACGACGATGCCATGATTCTTCAGGTCATGTCAGACCTGCTTCAAGCTGCGGGTTATGACGTCCTGACCGCTTCCACCGGTGAAGATGCCGTCGCCTTGCATCAGGAAAAGCAACCTGCCCTGACATTTCTTGATGTAAAATTACGTGGCAGAAGCGGGATTGATGTATTTCGCGAGATTCGGGCAGTCGACCCGCAGGCGATGATCGTTATCCTGACTGGTTATCCCAAGATTGAGGACACTGTCCAAGTTATTAAAGAAGGGGCCTACAACTACTTGACCAAGCCAATAAAGAGCGAGGAGTTGCTCGAAATGGTGGCACAAGTGCTTGGGCCATAG